A window from Pyrococcus yayanosii CH1 encodes these proteins:
- a CDS encoding SUF-like minimal system protein SmsB, giving the protein MVETLTSKDVRSVIEDQIEELARRNKEPEWMTRIRYKGLEAFEKAPLNDPVIDEEQLLQFIAKPEVEGLPEHIESLDDLPPEMRALLDRLGISEVEQKYIAGLAVQTDTGVIYNQFIREWAKRGLIVLPMEEALKKYPEVIKEHFLRLFNAGESKLTAYHTAVWNGGIFLYVKEGLKVPFPLHLFFLIQESSLAQAPHIIIIAGPNSQVHLIEGCTAPILVRHSLHLDMTEAYLHKGAKVQLTVLQNWPEYVHTRPMTRAMVGEEARFINTTVSLGSGKSNVANPKYWVAENGYVELNGIILGQKDWYVDLGGEMSLKGRGARGINASKAVIMDESKVITRGKIVAEARGTKGHISCDALLMSDKAVMETYPGLVSRVDDAELSHEAAIGRIREEELFYLMSRGLSEEKATQLIVKGFLEPMLKDIPVEFLVEIRKIIELAVTGGM; this is encoded by the coding sequence ATGGTGGAAACGCTCACCTCTAAGGACGTTCGTTCCGTTATAGAGGACCAGATAGAGGAGCTGGCGAGGAGAAATAAGGAACCTGAGTGGATGACGCGCATAAGGTACAAGGGACTTGAGGCTTTTGAGAAGGCTCCCCTTAATGATCCCGTCATTGATGAAGAGCAGTTGCTCCAGTTCATAGCGAAGCCGGAAGTGGAGGGCCTCCCTGAACACATAGAGAGTCTTGATGACCTCCCACCGGAGATGAGAGCCCTTCTCGACAGGCTTGGCATAAGCGAGGTTGAGCAGAAGTACATAGCTGGCCTCGCCGTTCAGACGGATACAGGTGTCATATACAATCAGTTCATCCGGGAGTGGGCAAAGAGAGGCCTAATAGTTCTTCCGATGGAGGAAGCCTTGAAGAAGTATCCGGAGGTCATCAAGGAGCACTTTCTAAGGCTGTTCAACGCCGGAGAGAGCAAGCTGACTGCCTATCACACGGCCGTGTGGAACGGGGGCATATTCCTATACGTTAAGGAAGGGCTGAAGGTTCCATTCCCTCTTCATCTCTTCTTCCTAATCCAAGAGAGCTCCCTCGCCCAGGCGCCTCACATCATCATAATCGCTGGACCCAACAGCCAGGTTCACCTGATAGAAGGGTGCACGGCCCCTATCCTCGTCCGTCACTCTCTCCACCTAGACATGACGGAGGCGTATCTCCATAAGGGGGCTAAGGTTCAGCTGACAGTCCTCCAGAACTGGCCTGAGTACGTCCATACGAGGCCCATGACGAGAGCCATGGTGGGAGAAGAGGCCCGGTTCATAAACACCACCGTTTCTCTCGGCAGTGGGAAGAGCAACGTGGCTAATCCCAAGTACTGGGTTGCCGAGAACGGCTACGTTGAGCTGAACGGCATAATCCTCGGCCAGAAAGACTGGTACGTGGACCTGGGCGGTGAGATGTCTCTCAAGGGCAGGGGGGCGAGGGGAATAAACGCCAGCAAGGCTGTGATAATGGACGAGTCAAAGGTCATAACGAGGGGTAAGATAGTGGCAGAGGCCCGCGGAACGAAGGGGCACATAAGCTGTGATGCTCTTCTGATGAGCGACAAAGCGGTTATGGAGACGTATCCTGGCCTGGTCAGCAGGGTTGATGATGCAGAGCTTAGCCACGAGGCGGCGATAGGAAGGATAAGGGAGGAGGAGCTCTTTTATCTCATGTCGAGGGGGCTCAGCGAGGAAAAGGCGACGCAGCTAATAGTCAAGGGCTTTCTGGAGCCGATGCTTAAGGACATTCCGGTAGAGTTCTTGGTCGAGATAAGGAAAATTATTGAGCTTGCGGTTACCGGGGGGATGTGA
- a CDS encoding RidA family protein → MKEVIFTKKAPKPIGPYSQAVKVGSFLFISGQIPIDPETGKLVKGDIKAQTRRVLENIRAIVEAAGGSLEDIVKVTVYLRDLDDFQAMNEVYAEFFSSSKPARAVVEVSRLPKDVAIEVEAIAYLGK, encoded by the coding sequence ATGAAGGAGGTCATCTTCACTAAGAAAGCCCCAAAGCCGATAGGCCCCTACAGCCAAGCCGTGAAGGTAGGCAGCTTCCTCTTCATATCTGGCCAGATACCCATAGACCCCGAAACGGGGAAGCTCGTGAAGGGTGACATAAAGGCTCAAACGAGGCGCGTTTTGGAAAATATTAGAGCCATAGTGGAGGCTGCCGGGGGAAGCCTTGAGGATATCGTCAAGGTGACCGTGTATCTGAGGGACTTGGATGACTTCCAGGCAATGAATGAGGTTTACGCCGAGTTCTTTAGTTCATCGAAGCCGGCCAGGGCGGTCGTAGAGGTGTCGAGGCTCCCAAAAGATGTCGCCATCGAGGTTGAGGCGATAGCCTACCTCGGGAAATGA
- a CDS encoding MBL fold metallo-hydrolase, translating into MKLTMIFENHSGYKKGLIGYHGFSALIEHEGRRILVDTGTEGKVLLSNMRELGIKPDSIDTIFLTHGHYDHTGGLKDFLMARESSVKIYAHPGIFQERIALKPQRRTIGIPFPRDELEELGAKFVLRKEPFEIFPGFISSGEITRETWDRAVGYLPDGTPDSLKDDIALIVDLGDSIAVITGCGHSGVINILKHATCIAKKPIKALIGGLHLRGAKKELLDDVIREVKVAGVEVLYVGHCTGLEEYAYLRAKLGNVHPLHAGLTVEV; encoded by the coding sequence ATGAAACTTACCATGATTTTTGAGAACCACTCCGGCTATAAGAAGGGCCTGATTGGCTATCATGGATTTTCTGCCCTGATAGAGCACGAAGGCCGTAGAATTCTCGTGGACACGGGGACTGAAGGAAAAGTTCTGCTCAGCAACATGCGCGAACTGGGAATTAAACCAGACTCCATAGATACCATCTTCTTGACCCACGGCCACTACGATCACACAGGGGGTCTGAAGGATTTTTTAATGGCCAGAGAGAGTTCCGTTAAGATATATGCCCACCCAGGGATATTTCAGGAGAGGATAGCCCTAAAGCCACAGCGAAGGACCATCGGGATACCCTTCCCAAGGGATGAGCTGGAAGAACTCGGGGCCAAGTTCGTCCTGAGAAAGGAGCCCTTTGAAATATTCCCTGGATTCATAAGCTCTGGAGAGATAACAAGGGAGACCTGGGACAGGGCAGTAGGATATCTGCCAGACGGAACGCCAGATTCCCTCAAGGATGACATCGCCCTCATCGTTGACCTTGGAGATAGTATTGCCGTGATAACCGGGTGTGGACACAGCGGCGTGATAAACATCCTCAAGCACGCCACTTGCATAGCGAAGAAGCCCATCAAGGCACTCATTGGTGGCCTTCATTTGAGAGGGGCTAAAAAGGAGCTCCTCGACGATGTCATCCGAGAAGTCAAAGTGGCAGGTGTGGAGGTTCTCTATGTTGGACATTGCACGGGCCTAGAGGAGTACGCCTACCTGCGGGCGAAGCTTGGAAACGTTCACCCCCTCCACGCCGGCCTCACGGTGGAGGTTTAG
- a CDS encoding radical SAM protein, whose amino-acid sequence MTRCRLCGYEFVEISKSLGVCVNCLKEDDRALKIAMESHFKWRRLMGLPPELPRDGEVECNICANECRIPRNGSGYCGVIWNKNGNITSVTGAFNKALLHWYLDPHPTNCVAEPICPEREHYGFYNLAVFFAGCNLDCLFCQNIEHKHMLTSHKGNLVSAEELANVASDKRVTCVCYFGGDPCPNAFYSIRTSREILRRRKIRICWETNGLENPRIMKEMARLSLESGGIVKIDWKAYTPTVYQALTGVNGERAVERIKENVKLILDIEGNGEPPLLVVSTLVVPHYIDEHEVFGIASYIAELNPETPYVLLAFAPQHLMSDVPPTSRRQMEIAYKAAQKAGLKNVYIGNPWLLR is encoded by the coding sequence ATGACGAGATGCAGATTGTGCGGTTATGAGTTCGTGGAAATTAGCAAGTCACTGGGAGTGTGCGTTAACTGCCTTAAAGAAGATGATAGGGCCCTAAAGATAGCTATGGAAAGCCATTTTAAATGGCGCAGACTTATGGGGCTTCCTCCAGAACTCCCAAGGGACGGGGAAGTCGAGTGCAATATCTGCGCCAACGAGTGTCGGATTCCAAGAAACGGTTCAGGCTACTGTGGTGTGATATGGAACAAGAATGGAAATATAACATCGGTGACCGGAGCATTCAACAAAGCCCTTCTCCACTGGTATCTAGATCCTCACCCAACGAACTGCGTTGCCGAGCCAATATGCCCAGAGCGGGAGCACTACGGTTTCTACAACCTAGCGGTATTCTTCGCTGGCTGTAATCTTGACTGTCTATTCTGCCAGAACATCGAACACAAGCACATGCTTACTAGCCATAAAGGAAACTTGGTAAGCGCCGAGGAACTAGCCAACGTTGCGAGTGATAAAAGAGTAACCTGTGTCTGCTACTTTGGCGGCGATCCTTGTCCTAACGCTTTCTACTCCATTAGAACCTCGCGGGAAATTCTGAGAAGGAGGAAAATCAGAATCTGCTGGGAGACGAACGGGCTTGAGAATCCAAGGATCATGAAGGAAATGGCAAGACTCAGCCTTGAAAGTGGTGGAATAGTTAAGATCGACTGGAAGGCCTACACACCAACCGTTTATCAGGCATTGACTGGCGTAAACGGTGAAAGGGCCGTGGAGAGGATAAAGGAAAATGTCAAGCTCATCCTAGATATTGAGGGCAATGGGGAACCTCCACTCTTGGTCGTCAGTACCCTTGTTGTCCCTCACTACATCGACGAGCATGAAGTGTTCGGCATTGCGAGTTACATAGCCGAGCTGAATCCGGAGACGCCATATGTCCTTTTGGCCTTCGCTCCCCAGCATCTTATGTCCGACGTTCCACCAACGAGCAGAAGGCAGATGGAAATAGCCTACAAGGCGGCCCAGAAGGCTGGGCTGAAGAACGTTTACATAGGAAACCCCTGGTTGCTTAGATAA
- the sufC gene encoding Fe-S cluster assembly ATPase SufC — protein MLKIEDLRVAIEGKEILHGVNVMVNPGELHVVMGPNGSGKSTLALTIAGHPRYEVVRGKILFDGEEITSLGPDERARRGIFLAFQVPPEVKGVRIIDFLQQVLTELKGIDPAEAYELIEERARELWFTEEDLRRYVNVGFSGGEKKRLELLQALLVEPKLLILDEPDSGVDVDSLSVISRKIEELHKKGTAIILITHYGRILAHIDTDYLKVHVMKDGRIVRTGSKELIEVIEREGFKAVFSEVE, from the coding sequence ATGTTAAAAATTGAGGACCTTAGGGTTGCGATTGAGGGGAAGGAGATTCTTCATGGTGTTAACGTCATGGTAAATCCTGGAGAGCTTCACGTGGTTATGGGGCCGAATGGAAGTGGAAAGTCCACACTCGCCTTAACCATAGCCGGCCATCCCCGATACGAGGTCGTAAGAGGCAAGATTCTCTTCGATGGGGAGGAGATAACTTCCCTTGGTCCCGACGAGAGGGCAAGGAGGGGGATTTTTTTGGCCTTTCAAGTTCCCCCGGAGGTTAAGGGAGTTAGGATTATTGATTTCCTCCAGCAGGTTCTCACCGAGCTCAAAGGGATTGACCCCGCCGAGGCGTACGAGTTGATAGAGGAAAGGGCAAGGGAGCTTTGGTTCACCGAGGAGGATCTCAGGCGCTACGTTAACGTTGGCTTCTCAGGTGGCGAGAAGAAGAGGCTCGAGCTCCTTCAGGCCCTTCTTGTGGAACCTAAGCTCCTAATCCTGGACGAACCGGATAGCGGTGTTGACGTAGATTCGCTCAGCGTTATAAGCAGGAAGATAGAGGAGCTTCACAAGAAGGGGACGGCCATAATCTTGATAACCCACTATGGGAGGATACTCGCTCACATCGACACGGACTACCTGAAAGTTCACGTGATGAAGGATGGAAGGATAGTCAGGACGGGCTCGAAGGAGCTCATCGAGGTCATAGAGAGGGAAGGTTTCAAGGCTGTATTCTCGGAGGTGGAATGA
- a CDS encoding RsmB/NOP family class I SAM-dependent RNA methyltransferase: protein MMEERKLSIPPRGIRAIIEAVRLGEIIKPSQYAKREAFKKHEIKEAWLNRTLTMIFYDIMKKQGLIDRAIEDVVGVTPLILDPWLRAALRVAFDVVLFHDPNANTLKNLRWKASDFISARTHPYVGMYYWDIFDKIVSYRPAPKDELERLEWEYLAPAWLIERIRAILGDETEDFFRAVNERHEWISIRVNTLKAGVEEVVEVLRNEGKEVVVSEKAPTVVKLKGPYDFDSSSLFRKGKIIVQEEASAVASLVLDPKPGEVVVDMAAAPGGKTTHLAELMKNKGKIYAFDIDEARMRRMKEFLKRMGIRIVKPIKKDARKAPEILGEEVADKVLLDAPCTSSGTIGKNPELRWRLREAKIREMVELQRELLDAAARLLKPGGRLLYTTCSVFLEEDEENVKWFLEKHEDFRLVPLSGPYDQGFLEGTMRAWPHRHSTIGFFYALFEKVQKI from the coding sequence ATGATGGAGGAAAGAAAGTTATCGATACCGCCGCGGGGTATCAGAGCAATAATCGAAGCCGTGAGGCTGGGGGAGATAATAAAACCTAGCCAGTACGCGAAGAGAGAGGCGTTTAAGAAGCACGAGATAAAGGAAGCCTGGCTCAACAGGACACTTACGATGATATTCTACGACATCATGAAGAAGCAGGGGCTGATAGACAGGGCGATAGAAGACGTTGTCGGTGTAACCCCCCTAATCCTTGACCCCTGGCTTAGAGCCGCCTTAAGGGTTGCCTTTGATGTTGTTCTATTCCACGATCCCAACGCTAACACTCTGAAGAACCTCCGTTGGAAGGCTTCTGACTTTATTTCAGCCAGAACCCACCCCTATGTGGGTATGTATTATTGGGACATCTTTGATAAGATAGTCTCCTACAGGCCAGCCCCGAAAGACGAGCTAGAGAGGCTTGAATGGGAATATCTTGCCCCCGCCTGGCTCATAGAGAGGATAAGGGCGATATTGGGAGACGAGACTGAAGACTTCTTTAGGGCGGTCAACGAAAGGCATGAGTGGATAAGCATTAGGGTAAACACACTAAAGGCGGGCGTTGAGGAGGTTGTGGAGGTTCTAAGGAATGAGGGGAAGGAAGTTGTCGTCAGCGAGAAAGCTCCGACCGTCGTTAAGCTAAAGGGCCCTTACGACTTTGATTCCAGCTCTCTGTTCCGGAAGGGGAAGATAATAGTCCAGGAGGAAGCCTCGGCGGTTGCATCACTGGTTCTTGATCCCAAACCGGGAGAAGTCGTTGTGGACATGGCGGCGGCCCCGGGCGGTAAGACGACGCACCTAGCGGAGCTTATGAAGAACAAGGGGAAAATATACGCCTTTGATATTGACGAAGCCAGGATGAGACGTATGAAGGAGTTTCTGAAGAGAATGGGAATTAGGATAGTTAAGCCGATTAAGAAGGATGCAAGAAAAGCTCCTGAGATACTTGGGGAGGAGGTCGCGGATAAGGTTCTCTTGGATGCCCCGTGCACGTCCTCGGGAACGATAGGTAAGAATCCGGAGCTCAGATGGCGTCTCAGAGAGGCAAAGATAAGGGAGATGGTAGAGCTACAGAGAGAATTGCTGGATGCCGCTGCCCGCCTCCTTAAGCCCGGCGGCCGTCTGCTTTACACTACGTGCAGTGTTTTCCTTGAGGAGGATGAGGAAAACGTGAAGTGGTTCTTGGAGAAGCACGAAGACTTTAGGCTTGTGCCGCTCAGCGGCCCCTATGATCAAGGATTCCTTGAGGGAACCATGCGGGCATGGCCACACCGTCACTCCACGATAGGCTTTTTCTATGCTCTTTTCGAAAAGGTTCAAAAAATTTAA
- a CDS encoding NifB/NifX family molybdenum-iron cluster-binding protein: MRIVVTTIRGGLDDFVNQAFGRTPTFTIVDVENGEIMNAQVVPNPAANASRGAGIQAAQFCIEQGADVVIAGRFGPNSYQVLQAAGIRIVSAPSTMTVKEAVKAFLRGELTQPVLRPEGGRRGMGRDRKGSESDETYHDF; this comes from the coding sequence ATGAGAATAGTGGTAACCACGATAAGGGGAGGACTCGACGACTTCGTCAACCAGGCATTCGGGAGGACGCCCACGTTCACAATCGTAGATGTTGAGAATGGCGAAATAATGAACGCTCAAGTGGTCCCGAACCCGGCGGCGAACGCCTCAAGAGGTGCGGGCATTCAGGCGGCCCAGTTCTGCATCGAGCAAGGAGCCGACGTGGTGATAGCCGGGCGCTTCGGTCCAAACTCTTACCAGGTCCTTCAAGCCGCTGGTATAAGAATTGTCTCGGCCCCCTCGACGATGACCGTTAAGGAGGCAGTCAAAGCTTTCCTTAGGGGCGAGCTAACCCAACCAGTTTTGAGGCCCGAAGGTGGCAGGAGGGGCATGGGAAGGGACCGCAAAGGGAGTGAGAGTGATGAAACTTACCATGATTTTTGA
- the purB gene encoding adenylosuccinate lyase: MAVHPIDYRYGSEEMLRIWDEENKLQRLLDVEAALARAHAKVGNIPEESARVISERANTKYVTVERVKEIEAEIGHDIMAVVRALSDVCGEHGKYVHLGATSNDIIDTANALLIRDSLDIIEKDLKDLRSILKELAKKHKYTVCIGRTHGQHAVPTTYGMKFALWLDEIQRHIERLHQLKERVLVGKMRGAVGTGASFGDRALEIERLVMEDLGLKPARITNQIVQRDVYAELVFFLALVASTLDKIALEIRNLQRTEILEVSEPFGKKQVGSSTMPHKRNPVRSEKVSGLARVLYSNVIPALLNNPLWHERDLTNSSVERVILPESFVLLDEMLKTTKKILRDLEFFPENIRRNLYMTKNLIMAEPLMLKLAERGMSRQEAHELIRQLAMKAFREGRDLLEVARESEVIMRCLSEEDLESLRPENYIGKAGEIVDSVIKYVEEMEKRGL; this comes from the coding sequence ATGGCCGTTCATCCGATAGATTACCGCTATGGCAGCGAGGAGATGCTGAGGATTTGGGACGAGGAGAACAAGCTCCAGAGGCTCCTCGACGTCGAGGCTGCCTTAGCGAGGGCTCATGCGAAGGTGGGAAACATCCCCGAGGAGAGTGCCCGTGTCATCTCCGAAAGAGCCAACACGAAGTACGTTACCGTGGAGCGCGTTAAGGAGATAGAGGCGGAGATAGGGCACGACATAATGGCCGTCGTCAGGGCTCTGAGTGATGTCTGCGGTGAACACGGCAAGTATGTTCACCTCGGCGCAACATCAAACGATATAATAGACACGGCGAACGCCCTCCTCATAAGGGACTCCTTAGACATAATCGAGAAGGACCTCAAGGACCTCCGCTCTATCCTCAAGGAGCTCGCGAAAAAACACAAGTACACCGTCTGCATAGGGAGGACGCACGGCCAGCACGCAGTCCCCACGACCTATGGCATGAAGTTTGCCCTCTGGCTCGACGAGATTCAGCGGCACATAGAGAGACTCCACCAGCTCAAAGAAAGGGTTCTCGTTGGGAAAATGAGAGGGGCCGTTGGAACGGGAGCATCTTTTGGTGATAGGGCTCTCGAGATAGAAAGGCTCGTCATGGAGGACCTCGGTCTCAAGCCAGCTCGTATAACCAATCAGATAGTTCAGAGGGATGTTTACGCCGAGCTTGTGTTTTTCCTAGCCCTAGTTGCTTCTACGCTCGACAAGATTGCTCTCGAAATAAGGAACCTCCAGCGGACTGAGATCCTTGAGGTCAGCGAACCCTTCGGAAAGAAGCAGGTTGGCTCTTCTACCATGCCCCATAAGAGGAATCCTGTGAGGAGTGAGAAAGTCAGCGGCCTTGCTAGGGTGCTCTATTCGAACGTCATTCCTGCCCTGCTCAACAACCCGCTCTGGCACGAGCGTGACCTGACGAACTCCTCGGTTGAGCGCGTTATACTTCCAGAAAGCTTCGTTCTCCTTGATGAGATGCTGAAGACCACGAAGAAGATCCTGAGGGACCTAGAGTTCTTCCCGGAGAACATCAGAAGGAACCTCTACATGACGAAGAACCTCATAATGGCCGAGCCCCTAATGCTCAAGCTCGCGGAGAGGGGGATGAGTAGGCAGGAAGCCCACGAGCTTATTAGGCAGCTTGCCATGAAGGCCTTCAGGGAGGGAAGGGATCTACTCGAAGTTGCTAGGGAGAGCGAGGTTATTATGAGATGTCTTAGTGAAGAGGACCTTGAGAGCCTCAGGCCGGAGAACTACATCGGAAAGGCGGGGGAGATAGTGGATAGCGTCATTAAATACGTCGAGGAGATGGAGAAACGCGGCCTTTAA
- a CDS encoding NifB/NifX family molybdenum-iron cluster-binding protein has translation MVRVAVPTNGRGLEGTVAPVFARAPAFLIADVDEKGNITNTKVIQNPATTAAGGAGPMAVQMLINEGVDIIVAPQVGPSSLGAIQAAGIRLYQVSPGTPVEEAIKMAISGKATQPPAPAYGPIYPSYPAYYGPASGWGWGRGRGRGGRGWGARLGYCPRTGMPNRRTPHRLYGWW, from the coding sequence ATGGTTAGGGTTGCCGTACCAACCAATGGTAGAGGTCTCGAGGGCACCGTGGCACCCGTCTTCGCGAGAGCACCGGCCTTCCTCATAGCGGACGTTGACGAGAAAGGCAACATAACGAACACCAAGGTTATCCAGAATCCAGCCACGACTGCAGCCGGCGGAGCCGGGCCAATGGCTGTGCAAATGCTCATAAATGAGGGGGTTGACATCATCGTCGCACCACAGGTCGGCCCAAGCTCCCTTGGCGCTATCCAGGCAGCTGGCATAAGGCTCTATCAGGTGTCCCCAGGAACGCCCGTCGAGGAGGCGATTAAGATGGCGATCAGTGGAAAGGCCACCCAGCCCCCGGCCCCGGCATATGGCCCGATTTATCCATCGTATCCAGCCTACTATGGCCCAGCTTCTGGTTGGGGCTGGGGCCGCGGACGGGGCAGAGGAGGTAGGGGCTGGGGCGCCCGTCTAGGGTACTGCCCCCGAACTGGCATGCCAAACAGGAGAACCCCCCACCGGCTCTACGGCTGGTGGTGA
- a CDS encoding DUF134 domain-containing protein, with the protein MPGPGWNRGRGRRRKLRKIGFLPQVRHFYPAIPPVFPPKPPIMMTYEEFEALRLVDYEGLTQEEAGERMGVSRGTVWRALSSARKKVAQMLVEGRELIILPQGNEVPRTGEE; encoded by the coding sequence ATGCCCGGTCCCGGGTGGAATAGAGGAAGAGGAAGGAGAAGAAAGCTAAGGAAGATAGGCTTCCTCCCCCAGGTTAGGCACTTCTATCCCGCAATTCCCCCAGTATTTCCACCCAAACCCCCCATAATGATGACCTATGAGGAGTTCGAGGCTCTGAGACTTGTTGACTACGAGGGATTGACCCAGGAGGAGGCTGGAGAGAGGATGGGCGTGTCTAGAGGTACCGTGTGGAGGGCCCTTAGCTCGGCAAGAAAGAAGGTCGCTCAGATGCTCGTTGAGGGTAGGGAACTGATAATCCTACCTCAGGGCAACGAGGTTCCCAGAACGGGGGAGGAGTAG
- a CDS encoding helix-turn-helix transcriptional regulator: protein MKKGVLLFLLLIFLTPVQAYSLKSVTITVYRDGYANIYEVIVPSPGESRIEVPLPVENFTGLSVLVDGKETSYILNGSRIVVYTWNASRVEVMYYTPDITSKAGAKWAVRVSFEAPVTVILPERSVIVGLSGIPMKIENNSITMPPGNQTIYYLLEFQKPSQPAPIENKSMSWQLILAVLVVVTFGAIFSLKFLRGEGKSNKARLKSLDELVKAFNLNEDEKRALMFIYDHGGKVRQADVRNALGIPRTTAWRMFKRLEKMGLVKISKVNNENWVELNFEITKENQQ, encoded by the coding sequence GTGAAGAAGGGAGTACTGCTCTTCTTATTACTTATATTCCTAACACCAGTCCAGGCATACTCTCTGAAGAGCGTTACAATAACCGTTTACAGGGATGGATACGCAAATATCTACGAGGTGATAGTACCATCCCCAGGGGAGAGCAGGATAGAAGTGCCTCTCCCTGTGGAAAATTTCACAGGTCTTAGCGTCCTCGTAGATGGGAAAGAAACATCATACATCCTTAACGGTTCAAGGATAGTCGTCTATACATGGAACGCGAGCAGGGTTGAGGTGATGTACTACACGCCCGACATAACATCCAAAGCTGGAGCGAAATGGGCAGTAAGGGTGTCCTTTGAGGCCCCCGTAACGGTAATCCTTCCGGAGCGCTCCGTTATAGTGGGCCTTTCTGGCATCCCCATGAAAATCGAGAACAATTCAATTACGATGCCCCCGGGCAATCAGACGATATACTACCTCCTAGAATTTCAGAAACCCTCCCAACCAGCTCCCATCGAAAATAAGAGCATGTCATGGCAACTAATTCTGGCTGTGTTGGTCGTTGTAACATTTGGGGCTATTTTCTCCCTGAAATTCCTCCGAGGAGAAGGTAAAAGTAATAAAGCAAGGTTGAAGAGTCTCGACGAGCTTGTTAAGGCGTTCAACCTCAACGAGGATGAGAAGAGGGCCCTTATGTTCATATATGACCATGGAGGCAAGGTGAGACAAGCAGATGTTCGGAATGCCTTGGGTATACCGAGGACCACTGCATGGAGGATGTTCAAAAGGCTTGAAAAGATGGGTCTTGTTAAAATTTCCAAAGTTAATAACGAAAATTGGGTTGAGCTTAACTTTGAGATAACTAAGGAAAATCAACAATAA